CTGGTCGGCGGAGACGGGCCGCTTCTCGCAGGCCTTCTTCAGGCCGGAGAGGATCTTCTCCCGGTCGAAGGCCTCCCGGCGGCCGTCCTTCTTCACGATGAGCGGGTAGAGTTCCTCGACCCGCTCATAGGTGGTGAAGCGCCGCTTGCATTGCAAGCACTCGCGGCGCCGGCGGATGACGGTCCCCTCGTGCGACTCGCGCGAGTCGATGACCTTGTTCTCGGCGTCCTGGCAGAAGGGGCAACGCACGAAGGAGAGGCTACCTCAAGCGCGAGGCATAAAGCGGAAAGGACTTCGTCAGCTCCTTCACCTGGCCGTGGATGCGGGCCAGCCGGGCCTCGTCCGAGGCATGGTCCAGCGCCTCGCCCATGAGCTGGCCGATGAGCGCCATCTCTTTTTCCTTCATCCCGCGGGTGGTGACGGCGGGCGTGCCCACCCGGATGCCCGAGGTCGTCACCGGCTTCTCGGGATCGAACGGAATCATGTTCTTGTTCACCGTGAAGCCCGCCTTGCCCATCACCGCCTCGGCATCCTTGCCGGTGATTTTCTTGGCGCGCAGGTCCACGAGCATCAGGTGGTTGTCCGTCCCGCCGGAGCACAGGCGCAGCCCCGCGCGCTGGAGCGCCTCGGCCAG
Above is a window of Stigmatella erecta DNA encoding:
- the nrdR gene encoding transcriptional regulator NrdR, with protein sequence MRCPFCQDAENKVIDSRESHEGTVIRRRRECLQCKRRFTTYERVEELYPLIVKKDGRREAFDREKILSGLKKACEKRPVSADQIEETVGAIERLLQGMGEKEVPSRVIGEEVMRRLQALDVVAYVRFASVYRSFRDVDEFMKELKELADQSKAASPKPEEEGPSS